A genomic segment from Alteribacillus bidgolensis encodes:
- a CDS encoding carbonic anhydrase has product MSNKLIYPFLTASLIFPIGGCQEGSKETNTPNEEEGQDRSGEWSYKGDTGPEHWGDLDPDYAACVDGSEQSPINIEFSQVTEDDQNIESMKIDYNPASFTLVNNGHTVQAESPSEMNRLVIDENEYELSQFHFHTPSEHQFNGEKYDMELHLVHEDKNGKLAVIGVMLQEGEEHEELSEAWENLPASENAKDIAMDEPIDLQALLPEDQNSFHYNGSLTTPPCTEEVHWIIFEQPMEMSNEQIQGFQQIFPDNHRPVQERNDREILKN; this is encoded by the coding sequence ATGTCGAACAAACTCATTTATCCATTTTTAACCGCTTCATTAATTTTTCCTATTGGAGGCTGCCAAGAAGGCTCAAAAGAAACAAATACCCCAAATGAAGAAGAAGGGCAGGACAGGTCTGGTGAGTGGTCTTATAAAGGGGACACCGGGCCGGAGCACTGGGGCGATTTAGATCCCGATTATGCAGCTTGTGTTGATGGCAGTGAGCAATCACCTATTAATATTGAATTTTCTCAAGTAACCGAAGATGACCAAAACATAGAAAGTATGAAAATCGATTATAACCCTGCTTCGTTTACTCTTGTTAATAACGGGCATACCGTTCAAGCGGAAAGCCCATCAGAAATGAACAGATTAGTGATCGACGAAAACGAATATGAACTCTCCCAGTTTCATTTTCACACTCCAAGTGAGCATCAGTTTAATGGTGAAAAATATGATATGGAGCTGCACCTCGTCCACGAAGATAAAAACGGTAAACTAGCTGTGATTGGTGTGATGCTTCAAGAAGGCGAGGAGCATGAGGAACTTTCTGAGGCTTGGGAAAACCTTCCTGCATCTGAAAATGCTAAGGATATTGCAATGGATGAACCAATTGACTTACAAGCTCTTCTCCCAGAAGACCAGAACTCTTTTCATTATAATGGTTCTTTAACCACACCTCCATGTACAGAAGAAGTACATTGGATTATCTTTGAACAACCAATGGAAATGTCTAATGAGCAAATTCAAGGTTTTCAACAAATTTTCCCTGACAATCACCGTCCTGTCCAAGAGAGAAACGATCGTGAAATATTGAAAAACTAA
- a CDS encoding endonuclease I family protein, with the protein MTFTSMHQKFLFPMAKDRRRLDNILFRISKTKTKLQKEKEEYYNEEKDRLTIKEYYKNIDFETQPREEVFQSLHDLITKTHINEVNYNPTEYVYPWVDLQPDGTLTSIYSGQNRRAEDVIKEDYETALKREQELEKQPSANNDSLKNQVINIENNFKFNCEHVVPQSWFQRKEPMRGDIHHLFTCDPVCNSIRSNFPYYDFKDYDPESARVQKVTKNCGKAENELFEPEYAKGAVSRAMLYFLLRYPNRIERSYYKQIHIDHLLSWHEQFPVSVYEKHRNQATYEIQGNRNPIIDFPEIAPRIFNP; encoded by the coding sequence ATGACTTTTACTTCTATGCACCAAAAATTCCTTTTTCCGATGGCAAAAGACCGCCGCCGTTTGGACAATATCTTATTTCGCATTTCCAAAACAAAGACAAAGCTGCAAAAAGAAAAGGAAGAGTATTATAACGAAGAAAAAGACCGCCTGACCATAAAAGAATATTATAAAAATATAGATTTTGAAACACAGCCAAGAGAGGAAGTATTTCAATCCTTACATGACCTTATTACAAAAACACATATAAACGAGGTGAACTACAACCCGACGGAATACGTCTATCCTTGGGTGGATTTACAACCAGATGGCACGTTAACGAGTATTTACTCTGGTCAAAACAGACGGGCTGAAGATGTGATCAAAGAAGATTATGAGACAGCTTTAAAGCGAGAACAAGAGCTGGAAAAACAACCCTCTGCAAACAACGATTCTTTAAAAAATCAAGTCATAAACATAGAAAATAATTTTAAATTTAATTGCGAGCACGTCGTACCGCAGTCTTGGTTTCAAAGAAAAGAACCGATGCGCGGCGATATTCATCATTTGTTCACCTGTGACCCTGTTTGCAATTCTATACGAAGTAATTTCCCTTATTATGATTTCAAGGACTATGATCCAGAATCAGCAAGAGTTCAGAAAGTAACGAAAAATTGCGGCAAAGCGGAGAATGAATTGTTTGAGCCTGAATATGCAAAAGGTGCCGTTTCAAGAGCCATGCTTTATTTTTTATTAAGATATCCTAATAGGATTGAGCGCTCTTATTACAAACAAATACACATAGATCATTTGCTGAGCTGGCACGAGCAGTTCCCCGTTTCTGTTTATGAAAAACACCGCAATCAAGCCACTTATGAAATACAGGGAAACCGCAATCCCATTATTGATTTTCCAGAAATAGCTCCTCGTATTTTCAACCCATAA
- a CDS encoding MarR family winged helix-turn-helix transcriptional regulator: MDTSALFHFLNQKVRLLSKELNEHLHKHDLYTSQWTILYVLSEKGPMSQTDIWQYLKVEAPTMTRTLARMETSGWIHRKPGKDKRERIVVLTEEAKENLPEVKHTIKQFEQQFAAYLSNSEQEQLYHLLEKLGTKRGDE; encoded by the coding sequence ATGGATACAAGCGCACTGTTTCACTTCTTAAATCAAAAAGTCCGGCTATTATCAAAAGAGTTAAATGAACATCTGCACAAGCATGACTTATATACGTCTCAATGGACTATTTTGTATGTGCTCAGCGAAAAAGGTCCAATGTCGCAAACTGATATCTGGCAATACTTAAAGGTAGAAGCACCAACAATGACACGTACACTTGCGAGAATGGAAACGAGCGGGTGGATTCACCGAAAGCCAGGTAAAGACAAACGAGAACGCATTGTCGTTTTAACCGAAGAAGCAAAAGAAAATTTACCTGAGGTCAAACATACCATCAAACAATTTGAACAGCAATTCGCCGCTTACCTATCAAACAGTGAACAAGAACAGCTTTATCACCTATTAGAAAAATTGGGAACGAAAAGGGGTGACGAATGA
- a CDS encoding MFS transporter, with translation MTSSSQKIWTKDFFSISFVHFIVFVIFYTLLTTLPLYVVNDLKGTEAQGGLIVTSMLLAAILIRPFSGNLLESAGKEKVLKGSVLLFTITTFGYMWVEGFTALILLRFIHGLSFGIATTATAAIAADALPAKRRGEGLGYFTMAMNLAVVAGPFIGLTLIQFVSFYHLFIILIIFMIIGVICTFFINVPETEKTKESLQKRKLSLDSLFEFRAMPISLISSLVAFAYAGIVSFISVYASNIGLGHMSNYFFLVFAVTMLAFRPFLGRLFDQLGPKIVILPCLFLFSCGLIVLSIAESGLLFLLSAALIGVGYGTILPCVLSLAVQYAPDTRNGHATATFFTLYDLGIAVGSYILGIVVSMTGFSHMFVYSSILVVITAAGFYFLLNRSEAKEKVGLHYEKADNR, from the coding sequence ATGACTAGCTCTTCACAAAAGATTTGGACGAAAGATTTTTTTAGCATATCATTTGTACACTTTATTGTGTTTGTCATTTTTTATACACTATTAACAACACTCCCACTCTATGTTGTTAATGATTTAAAAGGTACAGAAGCCCAAGGGGGCTTAATTGTAACATCGATGCTTTTAGCTGCTATTTTGATTCGCCCGTTTTCGGGGAACTTGCTTGAGAGCGCCGGGAAAGAAAAAGTATTAAAAGGCAGCGTTCTTTTGTTTACGATCACCACTTTTGGATATATGTGGGTAGAAGGATTTACTGCTCTTATCCTTCTTCGTTTCATCCACGGTTTGTCTTTTGGAATTGCTACAACAGCTACAGCCGCTATCGCTGCAGATGCATTACCCGCAAAACGCCGTGGAGAAGGATTAGGCTATTTTACGATGGCTATGAATCTAGCTGTTGTTGCTGGTCCGTTTATAGGCTTGACACTCATCCAATTTGTGTCCTTTTACCATTTATTTATTATTCTTATTATTTTTATGATTATCGGCGTTATATGTACGTTTTTTATTAACGTTCCGGAAACAGAAAAAACAAAGGAATCTTTACAGAAAAGAAAGCTGTCCCTTGATAGTCTTTTTGAATTTCGTGCCATGCCGATTTCTCTTATAAGCAGTCTGGTCGCTTTTGCTTACGCTGGTATCGTTTCGTTCATTTCTGTATATGCATCCAATATCGGATTGGGCCATATGTCTAATTATTTCTTTCTCGTATTTGCAGTGACCATGCTGGCTTTTCGACCTTTTCTCGGCCGTTTATTTGATCAGCTCGGTCCTAAAATCGTAATCCTTCCCTGTCTATTCCTTTTTTCCTGCGGGTTAATTGTATTAAGCATAGCTGAATCTGGTTTATTATTTCTTTTATCTGCTGCGCTTATCGGGGTAGGATACGGAACGATTCTGCCGTGCGTCTTATCTTTAGCAGTACAATATGCACCTGATACAAGAAACGGTCATGCCACAGCCACGTTTTTCACGTTGTATGACTTAGGGATTGCAGTAGGTTCATATATTTTAGGTATTGTAGTATCCATGACCGGCTTTTCTCATATGTTCGTATACAGTTCCATTCTTGTTGTTATAACAGCTGCTGGTTTTTATTTCTTATTAAACCGTTCGGAAGCCAAAGAGAAAGTCGGATTGCATTATGAAAAAGCTGATAATAGATAA
- the aceA gene encoding isocitrate lyase yields the protein MGNIQEEAKKLQEQWEAEDRWIGIERPYSAEDVVKLRGSLQIEHTLAKTGAKKLWDLLHSEPYVNSLGALTGNQAVQQVKAGLKAIYLSGWQVAADANLSGQMYPDQSLYPSNSVPNVVKRINQALQRADQVQHMEGSGDTDYFAPIVADAEAGFGGQLNVFELMKSMIEAGASGVHFEDQLASEKKCGHLGGKVLVPTQTAVRNLISARLAADVSGTDTILLARTDADAADLITSDVDPADHEFITGERTAEGFYRTNAGMDQAIARGLAYAPYADLIWCETSKPDLEEAKRFADAIHAKFPGKMLAYNCSPSFNWQANLDQETIENFQKEIGKMGYKFQFVTLAGFHALNHSMFELARGYKERGMGAYSELQQAEFASEADGYTATRHQREVGTGYFDEVSQVISGGTSSTTAMKGSTETAQFQKTTQS from the coding sequence ATGGGAAACATTCAAGAAGAAGCTAAAAAATTGCAAGAACAGTGGGAAGCAGAGGACAGATGGATTGGCATTGAACGCCCTTACTCAGCTGAGGATGTAGTAAAACTAAGAGGATCCTTGCAAATTGAACATACGTTAGCAAAAACAGGTGCAAAAAAGCTTTGGGACCTGCTTCACAGCGAGCCATATGTTAACTCTTTGGGGGCTTTAACAGGAAACCAGGCAGTACAGCAAGTAAAAGCAGGTTTGAAAGCGATTTACTTAAGCGGCTGGCAGGTAGCAGCTGATGCCAATCTTTCCGGGCAGATGTATCCGGATCAAAGCCTTTATCCTTCAAACAGTGTACCGAACGTAGTAAAACGAATTAACCAGGCGCTTCAGCGTGCCGATCAAGTTCAGCATATGGAAGGCAGCGGTGATACAGATTACTTTGCTCCCATTGTAGCGGATGCTGAAGCAGGGTTTGGCGGTCAGTTAAACGTCTTTGAACTTATGAAAAGCATGATTGAAGCAGGGGCTTCTGGGGTTCACTTTGAAGATCAGCTCGCTTCTGAGAAAAAATGCGGTCACTTGGGCGGAAAAGTACTTGTACCAACCCAAACGGCTGTGAGAAATCTTATTTCAGCGAGACTTGCAGCTGATGTAAGCGGTACAGATACTATATTGTTAGCTAGAACAGATGCGGATGCAGCTGATCTCATCACAAGTGATGTCGACCCTGCTGATCATGAATTTATTACGGGAGAAAGAACAGCGGAAGGATTTTACCGTACCAATGCAGGCATGGACCAAGCAATTGCCCGCGGCCTTGCGTATGCTCCTTATGCAGATCTTATCTGGTGCGAAACATCAAAACCTGATCTTGAAGAAGCAAAGCGTTTTGCAGATGCTATTCATGCGAAGTTCCCTGGAAAGATGCTTGCTTATAATTGTTCTCCTTCCTTTAACTGGCAGGCAAATCTGGATCAAGAAACGATTGAAAACTTCCAGAAAGAAATCGGTAAAATGGGTTATAAGTTCCAATTTGTTACACTAGCAGGTTTCCATGCCTTAAATCACAGTATGTTTGAATTGGCGCGCGGTTATAAGGAACGCGGCATGGGTGCTTACTCCGAACTTCAGCAAGCTGAATTTGCAAGTGAAGCAGATGGCTATACAGCTACTCGTCACCAACGTGAAGTTGGAACTGGTTACTTTGACGAAGTTTCTCAAGTAATCTCAGGCGGTACCTCTTCTACAACAGCAATGAAAGGGTCTACAGAAACCGCTCAATTCCAAAAGACTACTCAATCCTAA
- a CDS encoding MFS transporter: protein MIDVKTKTFWKATAALGASSLLIFANMYFPQPLLPLFTEEFGISETVSSLTISVSLFVLGISFFLYTALSDAFGRRNIIFISMALGTLGTLAISMAPSFEWLLAARIFQAAALAGIPVAAMAYISEEYKMRAMTVAVGIYISCNSVGGMGGRVLSGVLTDIWDWRGAFVVMASISFVLFFIVYLFLPRSKQFKSRPFQLKEVLADNKEHLANTVMRYAYIIGGLHFLVFIGIFNFITYYLSGEPFHVSTAVLGLLFLTYGAGTVSSTLAGKAAQKWQQTSCIFIGIGLMALALLLSFIPSFPIVILALLVLSFGFFFAHSSSSSWVTRHAEKAKASASGLYLTSYYLGGSLGSFYYGWLWPQFGWPGVAAGSLFLLCVTLVCTRRMARMEAGEKQAVQEYAKTADQN, encoded by the coding sequence GTGATAGATGTTAAAACAAAGACATTTTGGAAAGCAACGGCAGCATTAGGGGCTTCGTCTCTGCTTATATTTGCCAATATGTATTTCCCACAACCGCTCTTGCCGTTGTTTACAGAAGAATTTGGAATTTCCGAAACCGTGTCCAGCTTAACGATCTCTGTTTCTCTATTCGTGTTAGGAATCAGCTTTTTTCTTTATACAGCTCTCTCTGATGCGTTTGGTAGAAGAAATATAATATTTATCTCAATGGCTCTTGGTACGCTTGGAACATTGGCGATTAGTATGGCTCCTTCCTTTGAGTGGCTGCTGGCAGCAAGAATCTTTCAAGCGGCTGCTCTTGCTGGAATTCCCGTGGCAGCAATGGCTTACATTAGCGAAGAGTATAAGATGAGAGCGATGACTGTTGCTGTAGGGATCTATATTAGCTGTAACAGTGTAGGAGGCATGGGTGGAAGAGTGCTGAGCGGGGTATTGACAGATATTTGGGACTGGCGAGGTGCCTTTGTTGTTATGGCCAGTATCAGTTTTGTGTTGTTTTTTATAGTTTATCTGTTTTTGCCTCGATCTAAGCAATTTAAATCTAGACCATTTCAATTAAAAGAAGTGCTGGCCGATAATAAAGAGCACCTGGCAAATACTGTGATGCGTTATGCCTATATTATAGGCGGTCTTCATTTTCTCGTATTTATCGGCATTTTTAACTTTATAACTTACTACCTTAGCGGGGAACCGTTTCACGTATCTACAGCGGTGCTGGGCTTATTGTTTCTTACGTATGGAGCAGGTACTGTCAGTTCAACGTTAGCAGGCAAAGCAGCACAAAAATGGCAGCAAACATCTTGTATTTTTATTGGAATTGGTCTTATGGCTCTTGCATTGCTGTTATCGTTCATTCCTTCATTCCCCATTGTTATCTTAGCGCTCTTAGTGCTTAGCTTTGGCTTCTTTTTTGCTCATTCCAGTTCGAGTTCTTGGGTTACAAGACATGCAGAAAAAGCAAAAGCAAGTGCGTCAGGCTTGTATTTAACGTCTTACTATTTAGGAGGAAGCCTTGGCAGTTTTTATTACGGCTGGTTGTGGCCGCAGTTTGGCTGGCCGGGTGTCGCAGCGGGTTCTCTTTTCCTTCTATGCGTAACTCTTGTTTGTACTAGAAGAATGGCAAGGATGGAGGCAGGAGAAAAACAAGCGGTACAGGAATATGCAAAGACGGCTGATCAAAATTAA
- a CDS encoding LysR family transcriptional regulator — translation MNLKQLIYFLTIIEHESFTKAAAELRVAQPAITKSIQNLEHEIGLRLFIREKRSVRLTMEGSVLKKHALEIRQKINQTKKELKEIKEGIRGTVQIGIPSMAGSYYFPDKLSLFKEKHPDMEIDIYEAGTTAIEKEILEGNLEMGTVVVDEVSEMLDIHPFLQEPLMLVVPPSHPLASSSSVSLEKLVHEPLILFKEGYYQRKVIDRAGELAGKSPHIAFETNQISMAKSLTERSFGVTVFLNMVIRSDENLVAIPFDPPIILTLGIAHKKNLPLSTANDIFLSFLKKEVRDQ, via the coding sequence ATGAATCTTAAACAACTTATCTACTTTTTGACCATCATCGAACACGAAAGTTTTACGAAAGCAGCTGCTGAACTTCGAGTCGCACAGCCTGCGATTACAAAATCTATTCAAAATCTTGAACATGAAATAGGTCTGCGCCTATTCATTCGTGAAAAACGAAGCGTGCGGTTAACAATGGAAGGCAGCGTGTTAAAAAAGCACGCGTTGGAAATCCGTCAAAAAATAAACCAAACAAAAAAAGAATTAAAAGAAATAAAAGAGGGGATTCGCGGAACCGTTCAAATTGGCATTCCGTCGATGGCAGGGTCGTATTATTTTCCCGACAAACTGTCTCTCTTTAAAGAAAAGCATCCAGACATGGAAATAGACATATACGAAGCAGGCACTACTGCTATAGAAAAGGAAATTTTAGAAGGAAATTTGGAAATGGGTACAGTGGTAGTGGATGAAGTCTCGGAGATGCTTGATATTCACCCTTTTTTGCAGGAACCGCTAATGTTGGTCGTCCCTCCCTCACATCCTCTGGCTTCTAGCTCCTCCGTTTCTTTAGAAAAGCTTGTACATGAACCTTTAATTTTATTTAAAGAAGGATACTACCAGCGAAAAGTGATTGACCGGGCTGGGGAGTTAGCGGGGAAAAGTCCTCATATTGCTTTTGAAACCAATCAAATTTCGATGGCAAAATCATTAACTGAAAGAAGCTTTGGAGTTACTGTTTTTTTAAACATGGTGATTCGTTCAGACGAAAATCTAGTTGCAATTCCTTTTGACCCGCCGATTATTTTAACTTTGGGAATTGCCCATAAAAAAAATTTGCCGCTGTCCACGGCAAACGACATTTTTCTATCTTTTTTAAAAAAAGAAGTACGCGATCAATAA
- a CDS encoding HD-GYP domain-containing protein, giving the protein MGLDRTKLQELATGALLHDIGKILPGSRSSDEHHSCIGFNFLRKNKEISTLFSHIALAHHEHHINGSGLPLSMKEKDIHSLARITAVANYYNNLVNGGGEYDELKRVNIF; this is encoded by the coding sequence ATGGGGTTAGACCGGACAAAGCTGCAAGAACTTGCAACCGGGGCCCTGCTGCATGATATCGGAAAGATTCTACCGGGAAGCAGAAGTTCAGATGAGCATCATTCTTGCATTGGCTTCAATTTTTTAAGAAAAAACAAAGAAATAAGCACGCTTTTCTCTCACATTGCGCTTGCCCACCATGAGCATCATATTAACGGAAGCGGCCTGCCGCTGTCAATGAAAGAAAAAGATATTCACTCGCTTGCCAGAATTACAGCTGTCGCTAACTATTATAATAATCTCGTAAATGGTGGTGGAGAATATGATGAACTGAAGCGTGTGAACATCTTTTAG
- a CDS encoding HPr family phosphocarrier protein, which yields MEQQETISLFKSLSVHKVLELVHLLEHYESDVFMEKKNTAANGKSVLGMMSVFTTIRIGDKIHMRVKGEDSDKVCSAVHSFLQDAGAEEVLGYWEEEGVETVEKAMTASLNHWSPDVRYVAKSYLKTTRH from the coding sequence ATGGAACAACAGGAAACGATTTCGTTGTTCAAAAGCTTATCCGTTCATAAAGTGCTAGAGCTTGTACACCTTTTAGAACACTATGAAAGTGATGTGTTCATGGAAAAAAAGAATACGGCAGCAAACGGAAAAAGTGTACTTGGCATGATGTCCGTATTTACAACCATTCGAATTGGTGACAAGATTCATATGCGTGTGAAAGGAGAAGACTCCGATAAAGTATGTTCGGCGGTACATTCTTTTCTGCAAGACGCCGGGGCAGAAGAAGTTCTCGGTTATTGGGAGGAAGAAGGCGTTGAAACCGTAGAAAAAGCAATGACTGCTTCCTTGAATCATTGGTCTCCAGATGTTCGTTATGTTGCAAAATCTTATTTAAAAACAACACGTCATTAA
- a CDS encoding mechanosensitive ion channel family protein, which produces MDYLYNWWYWFLDLPWIDMGIAFAIFLLIFIFRKIFTAYLFRFVMRFAKKSPTDIFTNMLVAFEKPIRFFIGVLGIYLAILYLPIPREQLGLINTIYRSIIIVCVGWGLFNFVSTSSSLFDKISEKMEDGEDSMLIPFLSKLLRFVIIALTITVVAYEWDYDINGFIAGLGLGGLAFALAAQDTLSNFFGGIIIVTERPFKNGDWIETPTVEGIVEDISFRSTKVRTFEDSLVTVPNRTLAHEAITNWSEMDKRLISFNVGVEYATSRKKLERVVERIEDMLQEHEDIDKELIIVKLNEMGASSYNIFLYFFTKTTAWVEWFDIKQKMNLEVIKILEEEEVNIAFPSRSMYVERYPEDFYAALEDNHLKKTTRKETVDE; this is translated from the coding sequence ATGGATTATTTATACAATTGGTGGTATTGGTTTTTAGATCTTCCTTGGATTGATATGGGAATTGCGTTTGCTATATTTTTGCTTATCTTTATTTTCCGCAAAATTTTTACAGCCTATCTGTTTCGATTTGTGATGCGGTTTGCAAAGAAATCGCCGACTGATATATTTACGAATATGCTCGTTGCATTTGAAAAGCCGATCCGTTTTTTTATCGGCGTGCTGGGAATTTACTTGGCAATTTTATACTTGCCTATTCCACGTGAACAATTAGGTTTAATTAATACTATATACAGGTCCATTATTATTGTTTGCGTAGGATGGGGGCTGTTCAATTTTGTTTCGACGTCTTCAAGTTTGTTTGATAAAATTTCTGAAAAAATGGAAGACGGCGAAGACAGCATGCTTATTCCCTTTTTATCGAAGCTGCTGCGTTTTGTTATTATCGCGCTGACCATTACTGTTGTGGCATATGAGTGGGATTATGATATTAATGGATTTATTGCAGGGTTAGGTCTTGGCGGACTGGCTTTTGCGCTGGCTGCTCAAGATACGCTCAGCAACTTTTTTGGCGGTATTATCATCGTCACTGAACGTCCATTTAAAAATGGTGATTGGATTGAAACACCGACAGTCGAAGGGATTGTAGAGGATATATCTTTTCGCAGTACGAAAGTGCGCACGTTTGAAGATTCGCTTGTAACTGTGCCGAACCGAACGTTAGCGCATGAAGCCATTACAAACTGGTCAGAAATGGACAAGCGTTTGATTAGTTTTAACGTCGGTGTGGAGTATGCTACTTCAAGGAAAAAGCTAGAGCGCGTAGTAGAAAGAATCGAAGATATGCTGCAAGAGCACGAAGACATAGACAAAGAACTTATTATCGTAAAATTAAATGAAATGGGTGCTTCTTCATATAATATATTTCTTTACTTTTTCACAAAAACAACTGCATGGGTGGAATGGTTTGACATCAAGCAGAAAATGAACCTTGAAGTGATTAAAATTTTAGAAGAAGAAGAAGTAAACATTGCTTTCCCATCAAGGTCAATGTATGTGGAAAGGTATCCAGAAGACTTTTACGCAGCGCTTGAAGACAACCATCTGAAGAAGACAACTAGAAAAGAAACAGTGGATGAATAA